The following proteins come from a genomic window of Brevibacillus antibioticus:
- a CDS encoding protease inhibitor I42 family protein has translation MVKTSTYTLQVQEGHLFTITLVANPSTGYQWDLSNPVDARFLSLHANHFVPPPSPARIGQEGHQVMSFQALRRGMTSISVKYCRPWDSGECGEFVFYVVTVV, from the coding sequence GTGGTCAAGACCTCAACGTATACACTGCAAGTGCAAGAAGGCCACTTGTTCACGATTACGCTAGTAGCAAATCCCTCTACAGGCTACCAGTGGGACTTGTCTAATCCCGTAGATGCTCGCTTTTTATCGTTGCATGCGAATCATTTTGTTCCTCCACCATCGCCAGCTCGTATTGGGCAAGAGGGGCATCAGGTGATGTCCTTTCAGGCTTTGCGGCGAGGAATGACATCGATTTCAGTGAAGTATTGTCGGCCATGGGATAGTGGGGAATGTGGGGAGTTTGTGTTTTATGTTGTTACGGTTGTATAG
- the istB gene encoding IS21-like element helper ATPase IstB, whose translation MILQERLQLAFQQLGWVRVPDILHQLAEEASKQNISYLEFLDKLLQEEIFAKNDRYIRTRTRLARLPYHKSLSQFEFSFQPSIDERRIRDFATLQFIELQENIVLLGPPGVGSTHLAVALAMEAISKRYSVYFITAHDLVQSLQEAHRTNTIRRKLSLFTKPDLLIIDEIGYRKMDETAAHFFFQIIAERYEKGSIILTSNKSFGLWGEIFGDSVLATAILDRLLHHSSTVNIKGESYRIKEKKKAGFFRSEIPAEKDQSLD comes from the coding sequence ATGATCCTCCAAGAACGACTTCAACTAGCCTTCCAACAACTCGGATGGGTACGTGTACCAGACATACTCCACCAACTTGCAGAAGAGGCTTCTAAACAAAATATATCCTATTTAGAATTCCTAGACAAACTCCTTCAAGAAGAAATCTTCGCCAAAAATGATCGCTATATACGCACTCGAACACGTTTAGCTCGACTCCCGTATCATAAGTCGCTTTCACAGTTTGAGTTCTCGTTCCAACCATCCATTGATGAAAGAAGAATCCGTGACTTTGCTACGCTGCAGTTTATCGAACTCCAAGAAAACATTGTCCTCTTGGGACCGCCAGGCGTTGGGAGTACTCATTTAGCTGTCGCTTTAGCGATGGAGGCCATTTCGAAACGATATTCGGTTTACTTTATTACAGCTCATGACCTAGTACAAAGCTTACAAGAAGCACACCGAACCAATACGATACGCCGTAAGCTAAGTCTCTTTACAAAGCCTGATCTCTTGATCATTGACGAAATTGGGTATCGCAAAATGGATGAAACGGCTGCTCACTTCTTCTTCCAAATTATCGCGGAAAGATACGAGAAAGGCTCAATTATTCTAACATCAAACAAATCGTTCGGCCTGTGGGGAGAGATTTTTGGGGATTCAGTATTGGCTACTGCTATTTTAGACCGACTTCTCCATCACTCTAGTACGGTCAATATAAAGGGAGAAAGTTATCGGATTAAAGAAAAAAAGAAAGCCGGATTCTTCAGATCAGAAATACCTGCGGAAAAAGATCAATCTCTAGATTAG
- a CDS encoding SCP2 sterol-binding domain-containing protein, whose protein sequence is MQVQKTLQDLSNRINAQPQGIAGLHAVYHFVLSGEEGGTYEVVFADNQADYTMVVTREAGCKLELSDKDFIKLVEGRLNPTVALVTGKLKISGQMGLSFKLQTILHHYQLQK, encoded by the coding sequence ATGCAGGTACAAAAAACTCTTCAGGATTTATCGAATAGAATAAACGCTCAGCCACAAGGGATCGCTGGATTACATGCGGTTTACCATTTTGTCCTAAGTGGAGAAGAGGGTGGCACCTATGAGGTGGTTTTTGCCGATAATCAAGCGGACTATACGATGGTTGTGACAAGGGAAGCGGGCTGCAAGCTGGAGTTGTCTGATAAAGATTTTATTAAGCTTGTAGAGGGACGCTTGAATCCCACAGTTGCTTTGGTAACGGGCAAGCTGAAGATTAGCGGACAAATGGGACTTTCATTTAAATTACAAACAATATTGCATCACTATCAATTGCAAAAATAA
- a CDS encoding IS256 family transposase, with protein sequence MNSQWIKEKDMKSVGDVQSALKELFAETIQEMLEGEIESTLGYAKHDTKNKRTANSRNGHSKKTVRSEYGEVDIQIPRDREGESEPVIVKKHQSNVTGIEDQILALYAKGVSTRDIQDHLQQLYGIEVSPTLISNVTNKIVPLIKEWQNRPLQSVYAVVFLDAIHFKVKQDGAIVNKAAYMVIGIDLDGHKDVFGMWIGENESAKFWLHVLNELKNRGVQDILITTVDNLRGFTEAISACYPKSEIQKCVIHQIHNSIKYVSYKDLKRVTAELKPIYKAPTEQAALEELDQSEQTWGSKYPLMVRSWRTNWDEIATFFKYPPEIRKLIYTTNVIEIYHRQLRKVTKGKAVFPTDDALLKMLYLVTMDVLRKWTGRVHNWGQILMQLPVFFQDRVRPHIR encoded by the coding sequence ATGAATAGTCAGTGGATCAAAGAGAAGGATATGAAGTCAGTAGGCGACGTACAATCAGCGTTAAAGGAATTGTTTGCAGAAACGATCCAAGAAATGCTCGAAGGAGAGATTGAGTCCACGCTTGGGTATGCCAAGCATGACACGAAAAATAAGCGGACAGCCAACAGCCGTAACGGTCATAGTAAAAAAACGGTGCGCTCTGAGTATGGCGAAGTTGACATTCAAATTCCACGTGATCGTGAGGGAGAATCTGAGCCTGTCATTGTAAAGAAGCACCAGTCAAATGTAACAGGGATCGAAGATCAAATCCTTGCGCTGTACGCAAAAGGCGTGTCTACACGTGATATTCAAGACCACCTGCAACAGCTCTACGGCATCGAAGTCTCACCAACACTCATCTCTAATGTCACAAACAAAATCGTTCCACTGATTAAAGAGTGGCAAAATCGCCCCTTGCAATCGGTATATGCCGTTGTTTTCTTAGATGCTATTCACTTTAAAGTAAAGCAGGACGGGGCCATCGTAAACAAGGCTGCCTATATGGTCATTGGAATTGACCTTGACGGTCATAAAGATGTCTTTGGAATGTGGATTGGAGAGAATGAATCGGCTAAATTCTGGCTACATGTACTCAATGAACTGAAAAATCGTGGAGTCCAGGATATTCTCATTACCACCGTCGATAATCTCCGGGGCTTTACGGAGGCCATTTCAGCATGTTATCCAAAGTCAGAGATTCAGAAGTGCGTCATCCATCAAATCCATAACTCTATCAAATATGTTTCTTATAAGGATTTAAAAAGAGTTACAGCTGAATTAAAGCCTATCTACAAAGCTCCAACGGAGCAAGCTGCACTAGAAGAACTCGATCAGTCTGAGCAAACTTGGGGGAGTAAATATCCATTGATGGTACGCTCTTGGCGCACCAATTGGGATGAGATTGCTACCTTCTTTAAATATCCCCCAGAGATTCGAAAGCTCATCTATACGACCAACGTTATTGAAATTTACCATCGGCAACTTCGAAAAGTAACGAAGGGAAAAGCTGTTTTTCCCACCGACGATGCTCTACTTAAGATGTTATATCTCGTGACTATGGATGTCTTACGAAAATGGACAGGACGAGTCCACAATTGGGGACAAATACTGATGCAGCTACCTGTTTTCTTTCAGGATCGCGTACGTCCACACATCCGTTAA
- a CDS encoding YifB family Mg chelatase-like AAA ATPase, whose translation MYACSYSGTVLGIDGMVVTVETDIANGLPQFDLVGLGGSAVKEARDRVRAALRNAGYDYPMQRITVNLAPADQRKEGSGFDLAIAFGILLASKQMLPRPERILVLGELALDGSLRAVTGVLPILLEAKQAGFTHVILPEQNAAEAQLVDITVLPASNLEEAVNYWKEGLHSKNSELIFPESETGKTNKNQLPSDFANVYGQQFVKRGLEIAAAGFHNVILVGPPGSGKTLLATCLPGIMPNMTIHESYEVTKIYSIAGQLKRESGLVEERPFRAPHHTITATALIGGGAQIPRPGECSLSHGGILFLDEMPEFSRHVLEVLRQPLESGVVTIGRSKQVFTFPARFLLIGSCNPCPCGFFGTREKQTCSCSPQQIYKYRSKLSGPLLDRIDLHIEVPRVPVQLLHNRIAEESSKDIQQRVEQARAVQCERYHYRQGCPFNSVMNGEELRQFAQIDKEGQEMLQLAFETLGLSARAYDRIVKVARTIADLEGASNVEVAHVAEAIRYRALDRGLLF comes from the coding sequence ATGTACGCATGTAGTTATTCAGGCACGGTGCTCGGCATAGACGGAATGGTAGTCACTGTAGAAACAGACATAGCAAATGGCTTGCCTCAATTTGATTTGGTCGGACTGGGGGGTTCAGCAGTAAAAGAAGCGAGAGATCGCGTTCGTGCTGCCTTGCGCAACGCAGGCTACGACTACCCAATGCAGCGGATCACCGTCAACCTAGCACCAGCAGACCAGCGCAAGGAAGGCTCAGGCTTTGACCTTGCTATTGCGTTTGGTATTTTACTAGCTTCGAAGCAAATGCTCCCTAGACCAGAGAGAATCCTCGTTCTAGGAGAGTTGGCATTAGACGGTTCGCTTCGCGCTGTAACGGGCGTACTCCCCATATTGCTAGAAGCCAAACAAGCAGGATTTACCCACGTGATCCTCCCCGAACAAAATGCAGCGGAAGCACAGCTCGTCGACATTACCGTATTGCCTGCGAGTAATTTGGAAGAGGCAGTGAACTACTGGAAAGAAGGACTTCATAGTAAGAACTCAGAGTTGATTTTTCCTGAATCGGAGACAGGCAAGACAAATAAAAACCAACTGCCCTCAGACTTCGCCAATGTTTACGGACAGCAATTTGTAAAACGTGGCTTGGAGATTGCAGCAGCTGGATTTCATAATGTGATATTGGTGGGGCCACCAGGCTCAGGGAAAACTCTTTTAGCTACTTGCCTGCCTGGTATCATGCCGAACATGACTATTCATGAATCGTACGAAGTGACAAAAATATACAGTATTGCTGGTCAATTGAAGCGGGAGAGTGGGCTTGTCGAGGAGAGACCTTTTCGTGCACCGCACCATACGATTACCGCTACTGCACTGATTGGCGGTGGTGCACAAATCCCGCGTCCAGGAGAGTGTAGCTTGTCTCACGGTGGTATCCTTTTCCTTGATGAGATGCCCGAGTTTTCTCGGCATGTATTAGAGGTACTGCGCCAGCCGCTGGAATCAGGGGTTGTCACGATTGGACGATCTAAGCAGGTTTTTACCTTTCCTGCTCGGTTTCTGTTAATTGGTTCATGCAATCCGTGCCCTTGCGGATTCTTCGGTACCCGAGAGAAGCAAACCTGCTCATGCTCTCCCCAACAAATCTACAAGTACCGCTCAAAGCTCTCAGGTCCCTTACTAGACCGCATCGATTTGCACATTGAGGTACCAAGAGTGCCAGTTCAACTTCTTCACAACAGAATAGCAGAGGAATCCTCAAAGGACATTCAACAGCGTGTAGAACAAGCGAGGGCTGTTCAATGCGAAAGATACCACTATCGCCAAGGATGTCCATTTAACAGTGTGATGAATGGCGAAGAGTTGCGCCAATTTGCTCAAATAGATAAGGAAGGGCAAGAGATGCTGCAGTTAGCTTTCGAGACTCTCGGTTTAAGTGCCCGAGCTTACGATAGGATAGTCAAAGTAGCAAGAACTATCGCTGATTTAGAGGGCGCTTCCAACGTAGAGGTAGCACATGTAGCTGAAGCGATTCGTTACCGAGCATTGGATCGTGGATTACTTTTTTGA
- the istA gene encoding IS21 family transposase, with protein MGQKKRIYAFVMVLGYSRMLYVEFTEDEKLETLMGCHTRAMEYFGGITETCLYDNMKTVVIGQDERGQVIWNERFARFATHHGFILQRCRPYRARTKGKVENGVAYIRKNFWPRIRTFSGLNDLNQQVRHWLDTVANVRIHGTTHEMPSMRLRRESLKRANPTPYEYAERHVRKVSNDSLVSYQGNRYSVPFQYIGYFVHIQDEKTGVLRFFYDKTLITEHVKASDGRHQVAVNKKHFEGIRKTNGQMVPQPIPRLVSVSTPEVSAFFIRV; from the coding sequence ATGGGGCAGAAAAAGCGGATCTACGCTTTTGTAATGGTCCTTGGATACTCTCGTATGCTGTATGTTGAATTTACAGAGGATGAAAAATTGGAGACTCTGATGGGATGCCATACCCGAGCAATGGAATACTTCGGGGGAATAACGGAAACTTGCTTATATGACAATATGAAAACAGTTGTAATCGGCCAGGATGAACGAGGGCAAGTAATTTGGAACGAAAGATTTGCTCGGTTTGCTACCCATCATGGATTTATCTTGCAGCGTTGCAGACCCTACCGTGCTCGGACGAAGGGAAAGGTCGAGAATGGTGTCGCATACATAAGAAAAAATTTCTGGCCACGTATCCGAACATTCAGCGGCTTGAATGATCTGAATCAGCAAGTTCGTCACTGGCTTGATACGGTTGCAAATGTACGCATTCATGGAACCACACATGAAATGCCATCCATGCGTCTTCGAAGGGAATCATTAAAAAGAGCGAATCCTACTCCCTATGAATATGCCGAAAGGCATGTTCGTAAGGTTTCGAATGATTCACTGGTTTCTTATCAAGGAAACCGTTACTCTGTGCCGTTTCAATACATTGGGTACTTTGTTCACATCCAAGATGAGAAAACTGGCGTTTTACGGTTCTTTTACGATAAAACTCTCATCACTGAACATGTAAAAGCAAGCGATGGTCGGCATCAAGTAGCAGTTAATAAAAAACACTTCGAGGGGATTCGAAAAACGAACGGTCAAATGGTTCCCCAACCTATCCCCCGTCTCGTTTCCGTTTCAACACCCGAAGTTTCAGCGTTCTTTATCCGTGTATGA
- a CDS encoding EAL domain-containing protein produces MESIAELFKKKEYYHAFQPICQLPEKSRIGYEVLLRSKAGIHPEALFSLAKENKMLPELDAHSLHYALLTFFHSSIEHKNELLFVNIFPSTLTEDTFPGFIQKIARSFRPFLNQIVLEINESIMEGECWSEPIFTRRIAELKKLGFLIALDDVGDGANIFSKIEDISPDYIKIDRFFSQELSSSLEKQKTVKLFVDFCKEAPQLILEGVEEEEDFACASLLGVAIGQGYLFGKPGRLAGE; encoded by the coding sequence ATGGAGAGCATTGCAGAATTATTTAAGAAAAAAGAGTACTACCACGCATTTCAACCAATTTGTCAACTTCCTGAGAAAAGTAGGATAGGGTATGAAGTATTACTTCGCAGTAAAGCGGGGATCCATCCAGAGGCATTGTTTTCTTTGGCGAAGGAAAACAAAATGCTGCCAGAACTTGACGCCCATTCCCTGCATTATGCGCTCTTGACTTTTTTTCATTCGTCGATTGAACACAAAAACGAGCTTTTATTTGTGAATATTTTTCCTTCTACCTTAACAGAAGACACATTTCCTGGCTTTATTCAAAAGATCGCTCGTTCCTTCCGTCCCTTTTTAAACCAAATCGTTTTGGAGATCAACGAATCGATTATGGAAGGGGAATGCTGGAGCGAACCCATTTTTACAAGACGTATAGCTGAATTGAAAAAGCTGGGGTTTCTAATTGCGTTGGATGATGTCGGAGATGGAGCAAACATATTCAGTAAAATTGAAGATATTTCGCCTGATTACATCAAGATTGATCGCTTTTTTTCGCAAGAGCTCTCGAGTTCATTAGAAAAGCAAAAGACTGTAAAATTGTTTGTCGATTTTTGCAAAGAGGCACCTCAACTCATTCTCGAAGGAGTTGAAGAAGAAGAGGATTTTGCTTGCGCTTCTTTATTGGGCGTTGCAATCGGCCAGGGTTACTTATTTGGTAAACCAGGCAGATTAGCGGGCGAATAA
- the sucD gene encoding succinate--CoA ligase subunit alpha: protein MSILVNKNTKVITQGITGATGLFHTRGAVEYGTQMVGGVTPGKGGTEVDGIPIFNTVKEAVEATGATASVIYVAPPFAADAIMEAVDAELDLVICITEGIPVLDMVKVKRYMDGKKTLLVGPNCPGVITPGECKIGIMPGYIHVPGKVGIVSRSGTLTYEAVHQTSTRGLGQSTAVGIGGDPVKGMEFIDVLKMFNEDPGTEAVIMLGEIGGTAEEEAAEWIAANMKKPVVGFIGGQTAPEGKRMGHAGAIISGGKGTAAEKIAKLEECGIRVAKTPAVIGETLVELLKERGMLEKVMGK, encoded by the coding sequence ATGAGTATTCTCGTTAATAAAAATACAAAAGTAATTACGCAAGGGATTACGGGTGCAACTGGTCTGTTCCACACTCGCGGAGCCGTTGAATACGGTACACAAATGGTGGGCGGTGTAACACCTGGTAAAGGTGGAACCGAAGTTGACGGTATTCCAATTTTTAACACAGTAAAAGAAGCGGTTGAAGCAACTGGTGCTACTGCATCCGTTATCTACGTTGCTCCTCCTTTCGCTGCTGACGCGATCATGGAAGCAGTTGACGCTGAACTGGATCTGGTAATCTGCATCACAGAAGGTATCCCAGTTCTGGACATGGTAAAAGTTAAGCGCTACATGGATGGTAAGAAAACCCTTCTCGTAGGTCCTAACTGCCCTGGCGTAATCACTCCAGGTGAGTGCAAAATCGGTATCATGCCTGGTTACATCCACGTTCCAGGTAAAGTAGGTATCGTATCTCGCTCCGGTACCTTGACGTATGAAGCAGTTCACCAAACTTCTACTCGCGGCCTTGGTCAATCCACAGCTGTAGGTATCGGTGGAGACCCAGTAAAAGGTATGGAGTTCATCGATGTACTGAAAATGTTCAACGAAGATCCAGGTACTGAAGCAGTTATCATGCTGGGTGAAATCGGTGGTACTGCGGAAGAAGAAGCAGCTGAATGGATCGCTGCTAACATGAAAAAACCAGTTGTAGGCTTCATCGGGGGACAAACTGCTCCTGAAGGAAAACGTATGGGCCACGCTGGTGCGATCATCTCTGGCGGGAAAGGTACAGCTGCTGAGAAAATCGCGAAGCTCGAAGAATGCGGTATTCGCGTAGCGAAAACACCTGCAGTTATCGGTGAAACACTTGTTGAATTGCTGAAAGAGCGCGGTATGCTCGAGAAAGTAATGGGCAAGTAA
- a CDS encoding YbjQ family protein, which yields MIVTTTSMIQGKEVEQYLDIVSGEVIMGANVVRDFLAGITDIIGGRSGSYESKLAEGRELALREMKEKARALGANAVIGVDLDFETLREGMMMVIATGTAVRVK from the coding sequence ATGATTGTAACTACTACCAGCATGATCCAAGGAAAAGAAGTCGAACAGTATTTGGATATCGTCAGCGGAGAGGTAATCATGGGTGCAAACGTAGTCCGTGACTTTCTCGCAGGAATTACGGACATCATCGGAGGCAGAAGTGGCTCGTATGAGAGTAAGCTCGCAGAAGGGCGTGAACTGGCCTTGCGTGAAATGAAAGAAAAAGCACGGGCATTAGGTGCAAACGCAGTGATTGGGGTTGATCTCGACTTCGAAACATTGCGGGAAGGTATGATGATGGTTATTGCTACAGGCACAGCTGTCCGTGTAAAGTAA
- a CDS encoding barstar family protein, which produces MTHILLDISRVVAPADLHIILKRKLDFPDVYGMNWNAFWDAITRMVKLPKKITISGWDVLEERLPKEADSLNELLKDYSVRYTNEIFTV; this is translated from the coding sequence ATGACGCATATACTTTTAGATATTTCCCGTGTAGTGGCTCCAGCAGATCTTCATATAATCTTGAAACGTAAACTTGATTTTCCTGATGTGTACGGTATGAATTGGAATGCGTTTTGGGACGCAATCACCAGGATGGTAAAGCTACCCAAGAAAATAACTATATCTGGATGGGACGTATTGGAGGAACGACTTCCGAAAGAAGCAGATTCTTTAAATGAACTTCTTAAGGACTATTCAGTACGTTATACTAACGAAATTTTCACAGTATAA
- a CDS encoding DUF2716 domain-containing protein: MDEQYCLVWGEFYKDFKFKPSIHSSDWPSYRLPIPFVTFDITEYTDDDIDDLEEKCVTNR, translated from the coding sequence TTGGATGAGCAATATTGTCTGGTTTGGGGTGAATTTTATAAGGATTTTAAATTCAAACCAAGCATCCATAGCAGTGATTGGCCTTCCTATCGTTTACCGATTCCTTTTGTTACTTTTGATATTACTGAATATACGGATGATGATATCGATGATCTTGAGGAGAAGTGTGTTACCAACCGATGA
- a CDS encoding AlbA family DNA-binding domain-containing protein, protein MRHICSLIAMVSQLEEQSVRFDFYQEIRRRKPERQILKHDVRLPRHYFDYLIHSGVLEVETDAPYQPGKIMPASIGMNIRSLGGNVLFDMCFAPQTYKLWQNTDASIEDLSLPADIFEEYVYRLGAISRFRYLGRIDDPVTATKLGENDMIEFKRDFLYSKAGIIKSIVAFANSNNGNLFLGITDEGTVCGIDHEIEQYGDPDKYILAITQYIQDKTSPFVTPFPKISLKKIEGKTVVAIFVEASSDLICGLDKNNEKYVVIRTNNRSVIVKDPHQIGEIYVKRKLGSEISRRLGLL, encoded by the coding sequence ATGCGCCATATTTGTTCATTGATAGCGATGGTAAGCCAACTGGAAGAACAATCTGTGCGTTTTGATTTTTACCAAGAAATCAGACGACGCAAGCCAGAACGTCAGATATTAAAGCATGATGTACGATTACCGCGACATTATTTCGATTATTTAATTCATTCAGGAGTATTGGAAGTGGAAACAGATGCCCCTTATCAGCCGGGGAAGATCATGCCTGCTTCCATCGGTATGAACATACGCTCGCTCGGTGGGAATGTATTGTTCGACATGTGTTTTGCTCCGCAAACATATAAATTGTGGCAAAACACAGATGCAAGCATAGAAGACCTTTCTTTACCTGCTGATATATTTGAAGAATATGTCTATCGTTTAGGCGCCATCAGTCGTTTTCGCTATTTAGGCCGAATTGATGATCCCGTAACAGCAACAAAACTTGGTGAGAATGACATGATTGAATTCAAACGCGACTTTCTTTATTCGAAGGCGGGAATTATTAAGTCTATTGTGGCGTTTGCGAATTCAAACAACGGGAATTTATTTTTAGGCATTACAGATGAGGGGACAGTGTGCGGGATTGATCATGAGATCGAGCAGTATGGAGACCCGGACAAATACATTCTTGCCATTACACAATACATCCAAGATAAGACGTCACCGTTTGTGACTCCATTTCCCAAAATTTCGTTGAAAAAGATTGAAGGGAAAACAGTGGTAGCTATCTTTGTAGAAGCCTCATCTGATTTGATCTGTGGTTTGGACAAAAACAATGAAAAGTATGTAGTGATTCGTACAAACAATCGCTCCGTTATCGTGAAAGATCCGCACCAAATTGGTGAGATTTACGTGAAACGAAAGCTTGGCAGTGAGATCAGCCGTCGATTGGGACTTCTGTAG
- the sucC gene encoding ADP-forming succinate--CoA ligase subunit beta yields the protein MNIHEYQGKEILKQYGVKVPEGRVAFTVEEAVEAAKELGTQVNVVKAQIHAGGRGKAGGVKVAKNLDEVRTYASEILGKVLVTHQTGPEGKEVKRLLIEQGCDIKKEYYVGVVVDRATGSVVMMASEEGGMDIEEVAANNPEKIFKEVVDPVTGLNGFQARRLAYAINIPKELINKAAKFMMSLYQAFVDKDASIAEINPLVVTGDGEVMALDAKLNFDSNALYRHPDIVALRDLDEEDEKEIEASKFDLSYIALDGNIGCMVNGAGLAMATMDIVKFYGGDPANFLDVGGGATEEKVTEAFKIILRDEKVKGIFVNIFGGIMKCDVIANGVVNAAKQIKLDKPLVVRLEGTNVDLGKKILNESGLNIVAAESMADGAEKIVSLVK from the coding sequence ATGAACATTCATGAGTATCAAGGTAAAGAGATACTTAAGCAGTACGGTGTAAAAGTTCCTGAAGGACGCGTAGCTTTCACAGTGGAAGAAGCTGTAGAAGCAGCGAAAGAACTGGGCACCCAAGTAAACGTAGTAAAAGCGCAAATTCACGCTGGTGGCCGTGGTAAGGCTGGCGGGGTAAAGGTTGCAAAAAATCTTGATGAAGTTCGTACATATGCCAGTGAAATTCTTGGCAAAGTACTGGTTACTCATCAAACAGGTCCAGAAGGTAAAGAAGTTAAGCGCCTTCTGATCGAGCAAGGCTGCGACATCAAGAAAGAATACTACGTTGGTGTAGTAGTTGACCGTGCTACTGGAAGCGTTGTAATGATGGCTTCCGAAGAGGGCGGTATGGACATCGAGGAAGTAGCAGCAAACAATCCAGAAAAAATCTTCAAAGAAGTAGTTGATCCAGTAACAGGTCTGAATGGCTTCCAAGCTCGTCGCCTGGCTTACGCAATCAACATTCCAAAAGAACTGATTAACAAAGCTGCTAAGTTCATGATGAGCTTGTACCAAGCTTTTGTTGATAAAGATGCTTCTATCGCTGAAATCAACCCACTGGTTGTAACTGGCGACGGTGAAGTAATGGCACTGGATGCGAAACTGAACTTCGACAGCAACGCTCTCTATCGTCACCCTGACATCGTAGCTCTGCGCGATCTGGATGAAGAAGATGAGAAAGAAATCGAAGCTTCCAAGTTCGATCTGTCCTACATCGCACTTGATGGTAACATCGGTTGCATGGTAAACGGTGCAGGTCTGGCGATGGCAACAATGGACATCGTGAAATTCTACGGTGGAGACCCTGCTAACTTCCTTGACGTTGGTGGCGGAGCTACTGAAGAGAAAGTAACGGAAGCGTTTAAAATTATTCTCCGTGACGAAAAAGTTAAAGGTATTTTCGTCAACATCTTCGGCGGCATCATGAAATGCGACGTTATCGCAAACGGCGTAGTGAATGCAGCAAAACAAATCAAATTGGACAAACCTCTCGTTGTACGTCTCGAAGGTACAAACGTAGATTTGGGTAAGAAAATCCTCAATGAGTCCGGTTTGAACATCGTAGCTGCAGAATCTATGGCTGATGGCGCTGAGAAAATCGTATCCTTGGTAAAGTAA
- a CDS encoding CBS domain-containing protein — translation MNISDIMTTTICTITSDKSVSYAAERMNESHVDSLVVMDHGEVLGMVTTRDVLSAHPNRIVADAMSSQPFYLSANHNVWEAYHALHQEQNGLALVMQEDQLIGFITKEIVEMKIAEYRDPLSGLYRAPYIQFIGESFLKERKPFHLLFIDLNDFGRINKLHGHPFGDDVIRTYSSVLSSLVEEQGDYLCRYAGDEFVLISTISDEQIQEYITLITRPTNVLDIFVSAAVGHVNGYQTPDFFTRSWRELIAEASLGSSAAKLSKTITSTVG, via the coding sequence ATGAACATCTCCGACATCATGACGACGACGATTTGTACCATCACCTCTGACAAAAGTGTCTCTTATGCGGCGGAGCGAATGAACGAATCTCATGTTGATTCGTTAGTTGTCATGGATCACGGAGAGGTACTGGGAATGGTTACGACGAGAGACGTGCTGTCTGCTCATCCTAATCGAATCGTTGCCGATGCCATGAGCAGTCAGCCGTTTTACCTGTCTGCCAATCACAATGTTTGGGAGGCCTATCACGCGCTTCATCAAGAACAAAATGGCCTGGCTTTGGTCATGCAAGAGGATCAACTGATTGGATTCATCACAAAAGAAATCGTAGAGATGAAAATAGCAGAATATCGAGACCCATTATCGGGTTTGTATCGCGCTCCCTACATCCAGTTTATTGGGGAAAGTTTTTTAAAGGAGCGTAAACCTTTCCATTTGCTTTTTATCGATTTGAACGACTTTGGCCGAATTAATAAGCTGCATGGCCATCCATTCGGGGATGATGTCATCCGCACCTATTCATCGGTTCTCTCTTCTTTGGTTGAAGAACAGGGAGATTACTTATGTCGTTATGCAGGGGACGAGTTTGTTTTGATCTCTACGATTTCCGATGAACAGATTCAGGAATACATTACGCTTATTACACGTCCAACAAACGTTCTGGATATCTTTGTATCTGCAGCAGTTGGCCATGTGAACGGGTACCAAACACCAGACTTCTTCACTAGATCCTGGCGGGAATTAATCGCTGAAGCAAGCCTAGGCTCCTCAGCTGCCAAATTATCCAAAACAATTACTTCCACAGTGGGATAG